In the Chaetodon trifascialis isolate fChaTrf1 chromosome 12, fChaTrf1.hap1, whole genome shotgun sequence genome, gaaatgaaaaagaaatagtAAGCTTTATGTTTCCCCCTCAAATAAACCAGCGTGTAAAAAACACTCCAATCAgtcaaaatgaaacatgacttcatcattattgttaCTGTAGAATGTTTAAATTAACTCAAACAGAAATACTTCAGTCGAAGTAGCTCATTTGTAATGTAGTACAATACACGAATAAGAGTGCATTTAGTAAAACTTTGCCACTTATTTGACGTAAAACAATATTTGAGTCTGCCGCTTCGTGTTCAGCTCATATCCGAGTCCGGCGCTACAACACAGCCGCTAACGAACATCCGGGTATTCTGTCGAGATGGTCATGGCGGAGGGTACTGCAGTTCTCAGGAGGAACCGGCCTGGAACCAAGGCAAAGGTACGTTTCACCTACCAGAAATACTTAAAAATTGTTGTAAAGAACCCCCCACGACCACGCGGTGTTGTCTCGTTTGAATCTCATAGTTTTACTCACGTCTTTTGTCGACAATTTGATTGCAGACAACATATAGGAAGGGCCTGACCTGGAAATGGccagctagctaatgttagctgttgcTCCGTCTAGTTCCTGGTGTAATGTTAACTTAACGTTACATGACTTAGGTTTTACTGTACGCTTCGTTGCTTCGTGTAATAACCATTGCTACCAAAATAATTATATAGCCAATTTGGCGAATGAAGTTAACTCCCgattctcaaacacacacccgtGGCTAACTTCAAACCTAGCGTAAATGCTCTTTAGCTGTTTGCTTTGCAGGAAGCAGTCGCACCCCAGCTGACGTTAAGTCACTTAAGCAAGTGTCAGGTTAGCTCCGAAGCTGTGTGTAATGGAGGCTGTTAAGTTTGACAATACGGTATTCTCCCAGCAAAACTAGCTCagcagtgtttctttttccGTCATACTTAAAACTACAATTAGTTAACGTTAGCGTCTTCCATACGTTAGTCGTCAAATGTGTTATAACGATAGAGTTGCCTAAATGTTGTTGTTAAACGTCGAATGACAGTTGTGTCGTAATGTTTTTACTTTAGTGCCAGCTTAGGTCCGCTTTGAGTGTAGGCTAAAAATGTTCTCCTTCCATGTACAGGATTTCTACAACTGGCCGGATGAATCATTTGAGGAGATGGACAGCACCCTGGCTGTCCAACAGGTGTGTGGTGCCATGTCATGTATTGCTCGTGTGTGGGTGTCATTCGTGTCCAGGTTTGGGTTTGTGTGGACACCATGATATCATTTGTATGCAGGTTTGATTAGAAATCAGTGTCGAGGAATTCACATATGAGTGAATAAGTTACCTGAGtcattcatttgaaaatgtgtaTGATAAGCATGACTGAAGGTTCCTTTACACAATCTAATCAAGGATTTAATGATTATTATGTAGAAGTATAAACAATTATACGTGAATAACTAGTGATCAGGAAATCGGCCACATCAGCAAAATAAGTTCAGAATAATTATGGCTGGAAGGACGAGTTCTTATTCTGTCATGTCTGTCCTGAATggcattcacatgctcacatttACACCGAGAGAACAGGAGGAATGTTTGCTGTAATGAATTCTCATGTCCATATTTGCCTTGAAGGGATCCCAGAATTcccctagaatttttttcaggcccGGTGGCACCCACTGAAAAAACCCTAAACAGACGAGACGCGTGGGATGGTGTATTGGCGCAGTTGGATTaagtcaggtggcacagcaggCAGTCTGCAAGtctgcaattattatatttgcattcaaatttttgttcacccagactgtattCTAGATCACCAGGAGAGGGTGACTTAATAAGGTGCATGTATTGCATACAAGtggaacatgcttgattacacattggcacttcaaccacacagtgtgcattgttctgtgctgcacttgatttttctcggTTAAGAGAAGAACTTCACCAAAGCTTAGTGGTAGgggaatttcctacacataattgagattcttcagttataaataatttaaacatttaacaaacattaaacatagaagttttttattcattttattataaAAGAGTTACATACATTTGACAATGCCTGGGGAAAAATGATGGTTCTAGTGGAAAACTAGcctattgtctgtgttattttcatcattattgcttaccaaaaaaaaaagaagctcaatcagaacaaaaatataagctaaacaacaaattggaaactTACCATGGGGAGTGTGGTACAACCACGGgctgtatttatggttattaagccattcgggatcccagccagatgttctgtgtttagctgtattttttttgacTGGGTTACCAGTCGGAGTCGGGGTTGGCAATCAGAGCAGGGTCACCCGTCGGATCACGGCCGTCAGTCGGAGCGGGGTCACCCGTGGGACAGGTGTCAGCGGCAGTAATGGTCCTCGAGCAGCCCCCCTCTCCACTGCAGTCTGCCCCCCTTTCTTCCatctcacctgcacctgtcattttttttttttttttttttttagagttgcCTCTGTTACTCCCCCTTCATCTATTTTCCTTGGCTCCAGAGTCTGGCAGAAAAACTTCTTTACATTAAGTTGTCTGTCGTCCgcgatattttttcttttcttcggTGGCGCCATAGTTGGCTAGCTACAAACCTTAAACATCACATAAAATATGCCCGCGCTCTCAGCAGCGGTACTCGCATCGTTACTAGGCAACGAAGCAGGTTGACTCAAGTTGCGCTGCACAGAGGCGCTCCTAAAcgtaaatgattattgatttatgaaggaatggataggtggcttatttttggcatattattattattattttttttttttatttggccTGGCGGGGGGTCTTCTACAACGGTAGGCGAAATACTGGATCCCTTCCTATTCCAATTTCCACTGTGAGCGAGGGGGACACATTCTTATTCAGTGAAAAAATGCATTCCTAAGGTCAGCTGAAGTTTATATGAGGCTTCGGCAGCTGCAGTCAGCCAAATCAGTGGAGTATCTTCCAATGTTAGACTTTTTagtgcagctttttttctttgtgttactGTTGCTCCACCGCAGCTCAGCAAGGAAAGGCTGTTTAGGAAAACCCAAAGAGGGAACTTCACTCTGTAACTTGGAAAAATGCCGAGCGATTTAAGAATGGTCCAACTGAGAAGAACCACAGGTTTACAAACAAATGTGAAGAAGTGGGGTCCCCATACATGAGGTGTGTCACTTGTGTTCACCATAGAAGTAGCAGcttatttgtttttatacttttagTGGCCTAAAAGGATGTGGCttgctgcatgtctgtgcatcATACTCCAGTGCTTCCCCTGTGATTTGCACAGGCTTGGCGGGCTGCCAGGCCAACAGCAACCCTGCCAGACATCAATGtcaaaaataacataaatataaataaattggAAAATTAGTGATTTGCCTTTGTGGAGGCCTCTGTGTGGCACTGTTCCAAAGCATGAGTCAGCCTCTGTGTTGTTGCCTGGACTGCCACGACCAGTGTTTCCCCTATAGTCATTCTGCTTGAttggtatacacacacacacacacacacacacacacacacacacacacacacacacacacacacacagtggaggagGGACAGCTGAAGTGAAGGTAATGTGGTTATTTAAATTTCAGAATGGAATTGGTTATGGTGGTTGAATGAGTGTTTACTTGTTTTTTCCCAGTAGAGTCATGACAGTTAATGTGGGCCTTGTGGATTATCTGTGTATTATGGCTGTGTCAAGATGATCACGTTGCTGTGGCTGAGTGAGGGTCTCTACTAAAGTGTGTTTGATGGCTCTGTTTCAGTACATTCAGCAAAATATTAGATCAGATTGCTCCAATATCGACAAAATCCTGGAACCTCCGGAGGGTCAGGATGAGGGGGTCTGGAAATACGAGCATCTCAGGTATGTTCAAAGTttcatccaaaatattttcagCACTTGACAAGACAGCATGTAATATTTCAATGGACCCGTTTATATCAGAAATATTTGGGTATGGGAGTGTGCCACAAAGATTCAAGGAGCAAGAGAAATATGACTAAAACAATaatcacaaacaaaatgaaataaaaccagCAACAATACAAGAAATGAATGAGTTGAGCATCTGGGAACGATTATCCACATAATGAAGGGAAACCAGATtactctatttttttttaagtggtcCACTGATAGTGAATTTCAGTTTCTCAATTTGATGACAGATCATGACCTCCTTGATCCATTGTAAAGGACAGGCAGCTTTCTGATTCAAGAGCATTCATTCAGCTAGCAGTGAAGCAAATGTTTAAGTCTTAAACTGATAGGATGTGATGTTATGCTCTGTTGAAGGTTCACCAAACAATGCCATAAATGGATTTGGGTCTCTTGTTTTGTTGCAGATGTATGAGAACACCTCATATGCTGCTATTCAGGGGTTGTGAGTTTCTAGAAGAATGTTTTGGAGCTGTTGCTCAAACATGTtgatgagagggagagtggggTGACATATCCCAGCCCTTAGCTAACATGTAACACCTACCcagtaaatgtgtttaaatcttATTAAAAAGGATCACAAAGATGAAAACCAGCTTGCTGAAGCAGAAATGGTCGTATATGTGACAGGTTTACTCTCTCATGCTCATTTCCCATCTTActgttctcttcttctgttgtatTTGTAGGCAGTTCTGCCTGGAGCTCAATGGATTAGCTGTAAAACTACAGGTAAGTGATCTAAATCAGCAGATATACAAAccagtatttattttcacatttgaagaCACTTGTATTTAAGGATTTAGTTTCAATCTTGTGTCAGTATCAAAAGCATATATCTGAGTGAAATGCAATTTAAGCTTTTAAAGGACCATGGTTTTGGAAATAAGCTGTTGGTTTACCTGTTTGTCAGGAAACATGACACCAATTCATCCACATGTTCCCCACCAGATTATTTGGTCAGTGTGCTTTAGGAGTCTGCTGTAATCACAGCTACTGTTAGTGTCGCTGTCTCACCAGCAAATTTGAGCGTGGTACATTAAACGCActgaaagagatgaaaggacaagTTAGTCCTCCTAACGGATGCTTCAAAGACATGTTCATTTTGACTTTGTATCAACGTAATATCAGCTGCAGCGATGCCTGTCTTGCCTCCTTCAGAGTGAGTGCCATCCAGACACCTGCACCCAGATGACAGCCACAGAGCAGTGGATCTTTTTATGTGCTGCCCACAAGACACCCAAAGAGGTGAGGCAAGACTGGTTTGTCAGTACTTTTCATCACCTCTCTGAAGGGTCCGTTCACATCATGATGGATttgtctctgcctttgtgtgaGGTCAAATAGAAACTATCAGTGACAgttatgtgtgtgctttgtgctgctgcatccACAGTGTCCTGCCATTGATTACACCAGGCACACGCTGGACGGAGCTGCCTGTCTTCTCAATAGCAACAAATACTTCCCCAGCAGGTTAGTTGTCTTCCtgaaacctgcaataactgatgtttctggccacttggGAGCAGTCGAAGCAAGTTTTGAACACAgtacagtgtttcccacaggatTTTAGGAGACTGTGGTGGGAGGGTCTCTGACCCTTGgggttgggtgtgtgtgtacgttttCAAGCCTGATGTATCTCTTTAGGGCATTTTGAGACCACTGAATGTAATATAAATTGCTGTATATGAACATAACAGGTTGGTATCATCCTTAAGAACATACAAAGGCATATCAGgaatatttcaaatttaatcttggaaaaaaaaaaaaaaatgacacaaagtcattaattcattcactcactcattcaatcaattgttcatttgttcattcactcactcattcaatcaattgttcatttgttcattcactcactcattcaatcaattgttcatttgttcattcactcactcattcaatcaattgttcatttgttcattcactcactcattcattcatttagagcATACAAAACTTAACATCAATCATGTGAACAATCTTCACTGTCAAACAAAACGATGAACAAAGAACACTTGCTGTCCATAACCTTGGCACATGCATGCTGCACTAATAGTCAGCTAAGACTCAGGCAGCTTGACactggccgtttctcaataccaagtacgccaagttcggacttacgaacttggcagttcggacttagcaagttcgacttaggagtacagtctctccaggacgggaggacgcaggaccgtcattctgcaattgggacagcagcgtacttgatgacgttagcaggacgacacatctccgaaaactttggatcaaattttaaactacgcgctatcgtgatgaatcgaccacagattttaagttttaacatccactttctcacataaaataatcttaaaaccatattccgtactactaaaacagcagtatttccaaacttgtaacttatagttgtgagtcctctcctccggcatcgttgcgacgaaatgcattctgggatacgtggttgccccaagtccgcacaagtcaccatccgatgcatcctcgataaagtg is a window encoding:
- the LOC139340348 gene encoding MOB-like protein phocein isoform X1, which encodes MVMAEGTAVLRRNRPGTKAKDFYNWPDESFEEMDSTLAVQQYIQQNIRSDCSNIDKILEPPEGQDEGVWKYEHLRQFCLELNGLAVKLQSECHPDTCTQMTATEQWIFLCAAHKTPKECPAIDYTRHTLDGAACLLNSNKYFPSRVSIKESSVAKLGSVCRRIYRIFSHAYFHHRQIFDKYENETFLCHRFTRFVMKYNLMSKDNLIVPILEEEVQNTSSAGESEA